One window of Chloroflexus aggregans DSM 9485 genomic DNA carries:
- the uvrA gene encoding excinuclease ABC subunit UvrA, whose protein sequence is MEWIRIRGARTHNLKQIDLDIPRGKLVVMTGVSGSGKSSLAFDTIFAEGQRRYVESLSVYARQLLGQLEKPDVDLIEGLSPAIAIDQKGAARNPRSTVGTVTEVYDFLRLLFARIGQPHCPHCATPLRRYTPQQMVDFIVELPADQRVQLLAPLTGDAEAVLAELRRRGFVRARIDGVVHELDEPIRLDKYRKPLIEAVVDRLIVRRTADGTPALDRVRVADSVETALKLSGGQLIVQVIDGDEWLLSERFVCPQHGSIDLGELAPRDFSFNNPHGACPTCDGLGVVPEIDPTLVVPDRRLPLLEAIAPWREGDSTAQRYYQDVLRSFAAHFGIDPLTPINVLSPEVLSALLYGTGGEPITLQYHHQGRVHSVETEFEGIIPNLRRRLNEQRNGNDPSPLEQYTSPRPCPDCGGTRLRPAARAVTVAGASIADIHRMTVADALAWASALLADRELSERERTIARPIVREITQRLRFLCEVGLSYLTLDRTAMTLSGGEMQRVRLATQVGAGLSGVLYVLDEPSSGLHSRDHDRLLTTLLQLRDLGNSVIVVEHDEATIRAADWLVDIGPGAGPHGGEVLASGTLNDIVACPRSLTGQYLSGKRQIPIPDRRRPANGPWLELRGCRANNLKNIDVRIPLGCFVAVSGVSGSGKSSLIGDTLAPRLMQLLHGGNIRAGDHDAILGVEHLERVIVVDQTPIGRTPRSNPATYCRIFDPIRNLFAATNEAKARGYDASRFSFNIKGGRCEHCAGEGLMRVEMQFLPDIFVPCDICGGTRYNRETLDIRYRGLNIAEVLELTVAEALDFFARVPAIAERLQALYDVGLGYLKLGQPAPTLSGGEAQRIKLAAELSRRSSGRTLYILDEPTTGLHFADIERLVTVLQRLVEAGNTVLMVEHHIDLIAAADWVIELGPEGGDNGGYLIGTGPPETIAMLAESATGPYLKNRLYRALMR, encoded by the coding sequence ATGGAATGGATACGGATCCGCGGCGCACGCACTCACAATCTCAAACAGATCGATCTCGACATCCCACGCGGTAAATTGGTCGTGATGACCGGCGTTTCGGGATCGGGGAAGAGTTCACTCGCCTTCGATACCATCTTTGCCGAAGGGCAACGCCGTTATGTCGAGAGCTTATCGGTGTACGCTCGTCAACTGCTCGGTCAACTCGAAAAGCCCGATGTAGACCTGATCGAAGGTCTATCACCGGCGATTGCGATTGATCAAAAAGGCGCCGCCCGTAACCCCCGTTCCACCGTTGGTACAGTCACCGAAGTGTATGATTTTTTGCGCTTGCTCTTTGCCCGTATCGGTCAACCACACTGCCCACACTGCGCTACACCGCTCCGTCGCTATACGCCGCAGCAGATGGTTGATTTTATCGTTGAACTGCCGGCCGACCAACGGGTACAGCTCCTTGCCCCGCTGACCGGTGATGCTGAAGCAGTGCTGGCCGAGCTGCGGCGACGCGGTTTCGTTCGTGCTCGGATCGACGGTGTGGTGCATGAACTTGATGAGCCGATCCGGTTAGATAAGTACCGAAAGCCACTGATCGAAGCGGTTGTCGACCGATTGATCGTTCGTCGTACCGCCGACGGAACTCCAGCACTTGACCGTGTGCGGGTCGCCGATTCGGTTGAGACGGCCCTGAAGTTGAGTGGTGGTCAACTGATCGTGCAAGTCATCGACGGCGATGAGTGGCTGCTCAGTGAACGGTTTGTTTGTCCGCAACACGGTTCGATTGACTTAGGTGAGCTTGCACCGCGCGATTTTTCGTTCAACAACCCGCACGGGGCTTGTCCAACCTGCGATGGCCTGGGTGTTGTACCCGAAATCGATCCTACCCTCGTTGTGCCTGACCGCCGCTTACCACTCCTCGAAGCGATTGCACCGTGGCGAGAAGGAGATAGTACCGCCCAGCGCTACTATCAAGACGTGTTGCGATCTTTTGCTGCTCACTTCGGCATTGACCCACTCACACCGATCAATGTACTGTCGCCCGAAGTCTTAAGTGCGTTACTGTACGGTACCGGTGGTGAACCGATTACCTTGCAGTACCACCATCAGGGGCGAGTCCATAGTGTTGAAACTGAATTTGAGGGTATCATCCCCAATCTACGCCGCCGTCTCAACGAACAGCGTAACGGCAACGACCCATCGCCACTTGAGCAGTACACTTCACCACGCCCCTGCCCTGACTGTGGTGGCACCCGCCTGCGCCCCGCTGCTCGCGCCGTCACGGTAGCCGGGGCATCGATTGCCGACATTCACCGGATGACCGTCGCCGATGCGTTGGCATGGGCCAGTGCTCTGCTCGCAGACCGCGAATTGAGCGAACGGGAACGAACCATTGCGCGCCCAATCGTGCGTGAGATTACCCAGCGTTTGCGATTTTTATGTGAAGTTGGACTATCTTATCTCACGCTGGATCGCACAGCAATGACCCTCAGCGGCGGTGAGATGCAGCGCGTGCGATTGGCTACGCAAGTAGGCGCCGGCCTATCTGGTGTTCTTTACGTGCTCGACGAACCGAGCAGCGGTTTACATTCACGTGATCACGATCGCCTGCTCACTACGTTACTGCAATTACGCGATCTCGGTAACAGTGTGATTGTGGTCGAACACGACGAAGCAACTATCCGTGCTGCCGATTGGCTGGTTGATATTGGGCCGGGAGCTGGGCCGCACGGTGGCGAAGTATTGGCAAGCGGAACGTTGAACGACATCGTCGCCTGCCCACGTTCGCTGACCGGGCAATATCTGAGTGGAAAGCGCCAGATCCCGATTCCCGACCGGCGCCGTCCGGCCAACGGGCCATGGCTCGAACTGCGCGGATGCCGGGCCAATAATCTCAAGAATATCGATGTGCGTATTCCTCTTGGCTGCTTTGTCGCAGTGAGTGGTGTCAGTGGTAGTGGCAAGAGTAGTCTCATCGGAGACACGCTTGCGCCGCGCTTAATGCAGTTGCTGCATGGCGGCAACATCCGCGCCGGCGATCACGATGCCATTCTTGGTGTTGAGCATCTTGAACGAGTGATCGTCGTCGATCAAACCCCGATCGGACGCACGCCACGCTCGAACCCGGCTACCTACTGTCGGATTTTCGATCCCATTCGCAACTTATTCGCTGCGACCAATGAAGCCAAAGCTCGCGGGTATGATGCCTCGCGCTTCAGCTTTAACATCAAGGGCGGTCGGTGTGAGCACTGCGCCGGTGAAGGGTTGATGCGGGTCGAAATGCAGTTTCTCCCCGATATTTTCGTACCATGTGATATTTGCGGCGGAACGCGGTATAATCGAGAGACGTTAGATATTCGTTACCGTGGTCTCAATATTGCCGAAGTATTAGAACTAACGGTAGCAGAAGCACTTGACTTCTTCGCGCGTGTACCGGCTATTGCCGAACGGTTGCAAGCACTTTACGATGTCGGCCTTGGCTATCTCAAACTCGGTCAGCCGGCGCCGACACTGAGCGGTGGCGAGGCACAGCGGATCAAACTGGCCGCCGAACTGAGCCGGCGGAGTAGCGGACGGACGCTCTACATTCTCGATGAGCCAACGACCGGCCTACACTTCGCCGACATCGAACGATTGGTAACCGTCTTACAACGTCTCGTTGAGGCGGGCAATACGGTACTCATGGTTGAACATCACATTGATCTGATCGCCGCTGCCGACTGGGTGATCGAACTCGGCCCTGAAGGCGGCGACAACGGCGGGTACCTGATCGGCACCGGCCCACCCGAAACTATTGCTATGCTGGCCGAATCGGCAACCGGTCCGTATCTGAAAAATCGCCTATATCGCGCATTGATGCGATAA
- a CDS encoding SDR family NAD(P)-dependent oxidoreductase: MQSILITGASRGIGAATALALAKPGTRLTLAARNRSALETVAAQVTATGAECIVAPCDVTDPVQVNETVAIAADAGRLDVVVHSVGGALVAPLEALSLAEWEAHLRTQLTSLFLVAQMAVSRMDRGGLLINIASVAARQAFPGWSAYVAAKHGALGFAAAIREELRPRGIRVCSILPAATNTAIWDAIPGEWARDNMLQPADVAAAIAAVVALPPYVTVEDLTIGHVVGRL, translated from the coding sequence ATGCAATCGATCCTCATTACCGGCGCTTCGCGTGGCATTGGCGCAGCGACCGCTTTGGCACTGGCTAAACCCGGTACCCGTCTCACCCTGGCGGCACGTAACCGATCGGCGTTAGAAACTGTAGCCGCACAGGTCACCGCTACCGGCGCTGAATGCATCGTTGCTCCGTGCGATGTCACCGATCCGGTACAGGTGAATGAAACGGTGGCAATCGCTGCCGACGCCGGCCGGCTTGATGTCGTGGTCCACAGTGTCGGCGGCGCGCTCGTTGCACCGCTAGAGGCCCTGAGTCTGGCCGAATGGGAAGCGCACCTGCGGACCCAGCTTACCAGTCTTTTCCTGGTGGCACAGATGGCGGTTTCCCGCATGGATCGCGGTGGTTTATTGATCAATATTGCCTCGGTTGCCGCGCGTCAGGCATTTCCCGGCTGGTCGGCGTATGTCGCAGCCAAACACGGTGCGCTCGGTTTTGCCGCCGCCATCCGGGAAGAACTGCGCCCACGTGGGATCCGTGTCTGTTCAATTTTGCCCGCCGCTACCAATACTGCAATCTGGGACGCTATTCCCGGTGAGTGGGCACGAGATAATATGTTGCAACCGGCCGATGTTGCGGCGGCAATCGCTGCCGTTGTCGCGCTACCGCCATACGTGACGGTGGAAGACCTCACGATTGGGCATGTCGTCGGACGACTATAG
- the folE gene encoding GTP cyclohydrolase I FolE has translation MSTNDYHPTHDLDEDHYEHLIIPGRGKLEGMTFSSDPRIEDAVHTILTAIGEIPEREGLQKTPSRVAKMYAELTAGYHIDPQALINGAVFSVAYDEMVLVTNIDYYSLCEHHMLPFFGQVHVAYIPNGKVVGLSKIPRIVEMFARRLQVQERMTVQIADFINETLEPAGVAVVAEGIHMCGVMRGVKKANARMVTSAMRGAFREDPKTRAEFMAHVNRASSRQD, from the coding sequence ATGTCTACTAATGACTATCATCCAACTCACGATCTCGACGAAGACCACTACGAACACCTGATCATTCCCGGCCGCGGCAAACTCGAAGGGATGACGTTTTCATCAGATCCACGGATCGAAGACGCTGTTCATACAATCCTCACTGCAATTGGTGAAATCCCAGAGCGTGAGGGTTTGCAGAAGACGCCATCACGGGTGGCAAAGATGTACGCCGAGCTAACCGCCGGTTATCATATCGATCCACAAGCTTTGATCAACGGCGCCGTCTTCAGTGTTGCCTACGACGAGATGGTGCTGGTGACCAATATCGACTACTACAGCTTGTGCGAGCACCATATGTTGCCGTTCTTTGGGCAAGTTCACGTCGCCTACATTCCCAACGGCAAAGTGGTCGGATTAAGTAAGATTCCTCGGATCGTCGAGATGTTTGCCCGTCGCCTCCAAGTCCAGGAGCGGATGACCGTGCAAATTGCCGATTTCATCAACGAAACCCTTGAGCCGGCAGGAGTGGCCGTCGTGGCCGAGGGGATTCATATGTGCGGGGTGATGCGAGGGGTCAAAAAGGCCAATGCCCGTATGGTGACCTCGGCGATGCGCGGTGCTTTCCGTGAGGACCCGAAAACTCGTGCCGAGTTTATGGCCCATGTCAATCGGGCAAGTAGTCGCCAGGATTAG
- a CDS encoding 6-carboxytetrahydropterin synthase gives MVVATRRFEFSAAHRYWRDDWSAAENERVFGPYTSPYGHGHNYTLDVSITGELDERTGMVMNMTELKAIVNEVLEEFDHKHLNLDTPYFRDQIPTTENFVRVLWRLIAARIPAHARLAHLRLYEQPDLWVDYDGVGETQFARLYTFAAAHRLHAPALSDEENLAIYGKCNNPNGHGHNYTLEVTVQGEIDPATGMLVDLAWLDQTVHSVIDLLHLHHLDREIPAFAERPSTAENIIVYLWNELAPKLKGRLALLRLWETRKNIFSYAGPASIPA, from the coding sequence ATGGTAGTCGCTACGCGCCGATTTGAATTCTCTGCTGCACACCGGTATTGGCGCGATGACTGGAGCGCCGCCGAAAATGAGCGAGTCTTTGGGCCATATACAAGCCCGTATGGACATGGGCACAATTATACCCTTGATGTGAGCATCACCGGTGAGCTAGATGAGCGGACCGGCATGGTTATGAATATGACCGAACTCAAGGCAATCGTCAATGAGGTGCTCGAAGAGTTCGATCACAAGCATCTCAACCTCGACACACCGTATTTCCGCGATCAGATCCCGACGACCGAAAACTTCGTTCGTGTGCTCTGGCGACTGATCGCAGCGCGCATACCGGCTCATGCGCGGCTCGCTCATCTCCGGTTATACGAACAGCCTGACCTCTGGGTCGACTACGACGGTGTTGGTGAAACCCAATTTGCCCGCTTATACACCTTTGCCGCTGCTCATCGGTTACATGCACCGGCGCTCAGCGATGAAGAAAATCTCGCGATCTACGGTAAGTGCAACAATCCAAATGGCCACGGTCATAACTACACGTTGGAAGTTACCGTCCAGGGTGAGATTGACCCCGCCACCGGTATGCTCGTCGATCTGGCCTGGCTCGATCAGACGGTACATTCGGTGATCGATCTGCTCCATCTCCACCACCTTGACCGGGAAATTCCGGCCTTCGCCGAGCGACCTTCGACCGCCGAAAATATTATCGTCTATCTGTGGAACGAGCTGGCTCCTAAACTAAAGGGCCGGCTAGCCCTGCTGCGCCTATGGGAGACGCGCAAAAATATCTTTAGCTACGCCGGTCCGGCATCGATCCCCGCTTAG
- the dnaN gene encoding DNA polymerase III subunit beta, translating to MKLTCMQDDLKRGLAAISHAVAGKSATLPVLANVLLATDNGRLKLTATNLEVGINRWIGANIAQAGAVAVPAKLLADVVGGLPNDTVTLTLDPKTQTLRVECGRFVSNIKGVDADEFPSLPAVNTRAPLVSLPAVLWREAIEQVAFAAATDESRPILTGVLVRTRDRQLTLVAADGFRLAMRTIPLAETVAHAVDCLIPARMLAELARIIGDIEGDVAMVYTPGGSHVLFHTENTEVVSRLIEGRFPDFERIIPQQYLTRTVLDSTELAKAVKLASFFASASQNVVKLKIEPAGEMGPGRIVLSANSAELGDNTSELDGSVTGDGGVIALNVKFLADAIAAVGSNQIAFEMQSAQSPAVFKPVGHDGYIHIVMPMSMR from the coding sequence ATGAAGCTCACATGCATGCAAGATGATCTGAAGCGCGGTTTGGCGGCGATAAGCCATGCCGTTGCCGGTAAAAGCGCAACATTGCCGGTATTGGCGAATGTGTTACTTGCTACTGATAATGGCCGGCTCAAACTGACAGCCACCAATCTTGAGGTCGGAATTAATCGTTGGATTGGTGCGAACATAGCGCAAGCAGGGGCAGTGGCTGTTCCGGCCAAGCTGTTGGCCGATGTCGTGGGTGGTCTACCGAACGATACCGTAACCCTCACTCTCGATCCCAAGACCCAAACGTTGCGGGTTGAATGTGGCCGCTTCGTAAGCAATATCAAAGGCGTTGATGCAGACGAATTTCCTTCATTGCCGGCTGTAAATACGCGGGCGCCGCTCGTGTCGTTGCCGGCGGTGCTCTGGCGTGAGGCTATTGAACAGGTAGCGTTTGCCGCCGCGACCGATGAGTCGCGCCCGATTTTGACCGGTGTGTTGGTCCGAACGCGCGATCGGCAATTGACGCTCGTGGCCGCCGATGGCTTTCGGCTGGCAATGCGTACAATTCCGTTGGCCGAAACGGTTGCGCACGCGGTCGATTGCTTAATTCCGGCACGCATGCTCGCCGAGTTGGCCCGCATTATCGGCGATATTGAGGGTGATGTGGCGATGGTGTACACACCCGGTGGTAGTCATGTTCTCTTCCACACTGAAAATACCGAGGTTGTCTCACGTTTAATCGAGGGAAGGTTCCCTGATTTTGAGCGGATCATTCCGCAACAATATCTGACGCGAACGGTGCTCGATAGTACTGAGTTGGCAAAAGCAGTGAAGCTTGCATCGTTCTTCGCCAGTGCGAGCCAAAATGTGGTCAAATTAAAGATCGAGCCGGCCGGTGAGATGGGGCCGGGGAGGATTGTGCTGAGTGCCAATTCCGCCGAATTGGGTGACAATACGAGTGAGCTAGACGGGAGCGTCACCGGTGACGGTGGGGTCATTGCGCTCAATGTTAAGTTTTTGGCCGATGCGATTGCTGCGGTTGGTTCAAACCAAATCGCGTTTGAAATGCAGAGTGCGCAAAGCCCTGCGGTGTTTAAGCCGGTGGGGCACGATGGCTATATTCACATCGTGATGCCGATGAGTATGCGATAA
- a CDS encoding LuxR C-terminal-related transcriptional regulator, with translation MSVTTLIIVHTVSLFRDGLRYALSSTPEYRVIGEASNGQQAIQLVDQADPDLVVMDIDLPGVHGLEVARVIKRSHPHIGIILFGPTNDGATVVKAIRAGVSAMVPPNIEFVDLLATLHQVRRGEYPINDLVLTSPEVAATVLEAFRQMVGDDDVQTVFSPLSARELEVLELVAAGRTNREIAAQLDISNQTVKNHISSILRKLAVNDRTQAVVYAMRRGWIKVVLPDGL, from the coding sequence GTGAGTGTGACAACGCTGATCATCGTGCATACTGTTTCGCTCTTTCGCGACGGTTTGCGCTATGCTTTGTCGTCAACACCGGAATATCGAGTGATCGGTGAGGCGAGTAATGGTCAGCAGGCGATCCAGTTGGTCGATCAAGCCGATCCCGATCTGGTTGTGATGGACATTGATCTGCCCGGTGTCCACGGGTTAGAAGTCGCACGTGTGATCAAGCGTAGTCATCCGCATATTGGTATCATCCTGTTTGGGCCAACCAATGATGGTGCGACGGTCGTCAAGGCGATCCGAGCCGGTGTGTCGGCAATGGTTCCACCCAATATTGAATTTGTCGATTTGCTAGCGACGCTTCACCAAGTGCGCCGTGGTGAGTATCCGATTAACGATCTCGTGCTCACTTCGCCAGAAGTTGCCGCAACCGTGCTGGAAGCCTTTCGTCAGATGGTCGGTGATGATGATGTTCAGACGGTCTTTTCTCCGCTCTCGGCACGTGAGTTAGAAGTGTTGGAATTGGTCGCTGCTGGGCGAACGAACCGCGAAATTGCGGCTCAGCTCGATATTAGTAACCAGACGGTGAAGAATCACATTTCGTCAATTTTGCGTAAATTGGCCGTTAACGATCGTACACAGGCCGTCGTGTATGCGATGCGACGTGGCTGGATTAAGGTCGTTCTGCCCGACGGTTTGTAA
- a CDS encoding TolB family protein, giving the protein MRRFRFVYCYLTVLLAVALVGCDLIPSGPEEPIANIETIIAGTPSATPTATATATATATPTATPTFGPSPTPTATATPTATPLPPTPTPNPALAGFGYCTQTAGFIAGRFSAALQEVQTSGNPAFEQLDLLFDLSPGSPPLSATVSCLAIADALLVPAPAALNAPYALRIELAGWIRDDRFANSITPTISFTGTRTLSQALMLVDPQADVGATILLPLAEPVPFRVTLAPNRLSVAVARSPTLGVASDTLRMPAGSPPGRLEPLYMLFDGDVWQVRPQTTIAGPGMVGLAAGAVNLTNSAETETYLAVSPRGDYLAFCRAEPGLDPADAVLPVPSTLWLLPVNGGEARPLAQPGVSCAEPVFSPDGSAIAFSVDETGAIPTQWAIYTVSVDGGEPIRIEAALDEWSRFRPQWLSGGRLIYRVESPDGRSSLFLRLPTGEVLDVGADLLTDARLVVRYRGFGELVASPNGDYVAVEALRADDPGADLLILNSAGQLVERIGEQRVTLPIPTATPTATATATPTPTPTLTPTPDGTTTATAVVPTATATSTATPTVIPSATPESLPLLPLREGPFWTRPLGWDGDGQLLYLTTLCAGDLVQDYRLYRWRGLQRSELLATGQSLGSFGSATVRGRQLFYTTVDGGDEGPRGSQTQSQRYPTTLWVWDFESGGRAALIELVRGVRMVR; this is encoded by the coding sequence GTGAGGCGTTTCCGTTTTGTCTACTGCTACCTGACCGTGCTCCTGGCTGTCGCGTTGGTTGGATGTGACCTTATCCCATCCGGCCCAGAAGAACCGATCGCGAATATCGAAACTATCATTGCCGGTACGCCATCGGCAACACCGACGGCGACGGCCACGGCGACGGCCACGGCAACCCCAACCGCTACTCCTACGTTTGGGCCTTCACCGACACCAACGGCGACGGCGACGCCCACCGCTACACCCTTGCCACCGACACCAACACCTAATCCGGCATTGGCCGGTTTTGGCTACTGTACGCAGACGGCTGGCTTTATCGCCGGTCGCTTTTCGGCCGCATTGCAAGAGGTGCAGACGAGTGGGAACCCGGCATTCGAGCAGCTCGACCTGCTGTTTGATCTGAGTCCCGGTTCTCCCCCGCTTAGCGCAACGGTGAGTTGTTTAGCCATTGCTGATGCGCTGCTGGTGCCGGCACCGGCAGCGCTGAACGCACCGTATGCGCTGCGAATTGAGTTGGCCGGCTGGATTCGCGATGACCGGTTTGCGAATTCGATTACCCCGACGATTTCGTTCACCGGTACCCGCACCCTCTCTCAGGCGTTGATGCTGGTTGACCCACAAGCTGATGTCGGTGCGACGATCCTGTTGCCGCTGGCCGAGCCGGTCCCGTTCCGCGTGACCCTTGCTCCCAACCGATTGTCGGTAGCGGTTGCTCGCTCGCCAACGTTGGGAGTAGCGAGTGATACCTTGCGGATGCCGGCCGGCTCACCACCAGGCCGGTTGGAGCCACTCTATATGCTGTTCGATGGCGATGTCTGGCAAGTGAGACCACAGACGACTATCGCCGGACCGGGGATGGTAGGGCTAGCTGCCGGTGCTGTCAATCTGACCAATTCTGCCGAGACCGAAACGTATCTGGCGGTCAGTCCGCGTGGCGATTACCTTGCTTTCTGCCGGGCTGAACCAGGGCTTGATCCGGCTGATGCGGTTCTGCCGGTACCTTCAACTCTTTGGCTATTGCCGGTGAACGGTGGTGAGGCACGTCCGTTGGCCCAGCCTGGCGTGAGTTGCGCTGAGCCGGTGTTTAGCCCGGATGGTTCGGCCATTGCCTTTTCCGTTGATGAGACCGGTGCAATACCAACGCAATGGGCGATTTACACGGTGTCGGTTGATGGTGGTGAACCGATACGGATTGAGGCTGCACTGGATGAGTGGAGTCGTTTTAGACCACAGTGGTTGAGCGGTGGCCGCTTGATCTATCGGGTTGAATCCCCTGATGGACGGAGTTCGCTGTTTTTGCGTCTACCAACCGGTGAAGTGCTTGATGTGGGCGCCGATCTCCTTACCGATGCGCGTCTTGTCGTCCGTTATCGCGGTTTTGGCGAGTTGGTGGCCAGTCCGAACGGTGATTACGTGGCAGTGGAAGCGCTTCGTGCCGATGATCCCGGTGCCGACTTATTGATTCTCAACAGTGCCGGTCAATTGGTGGAGCGGATTGGCGAGCAACGGGTAACTCTACCCATCCCTACCGCCACACCAACGGCAACTGCAACCGCGACGCCGACGCCCACGCCCACCCTAACCCCAACTCCCGATGGGACGACGACCGCGACGGCGGTAGTACCGACGGCAACGGCAACATCAACGGCGACACCAACCGTTATTCCAAGTGCTACGCCAGAATCGTTACCGTTACTTCCGTTGCGCGAAGGCCCATTCTGGACACGCCCGCTTGGTTGGGATGGTGATGGGCAGTTGCTGTACCTTACCACGCTCTGTGCCGGTGATCTGGTGCAAGATTACCGGCTTTATCGTTGGCGAGGCTTGCAACGGAGTGAGTTGTTGGCGACCGGACAAAGTTTGGGTAGTTTTGGCTCGGCGACGGTGCGCGGTCGTCAACTCTTCTACACGACAGTTGATGGTGGTGATGAGGGACCACGCGGTTCACAGACGCAGAGTCAGCGCTACCCAACGACACTCTGGGTGTGGGATTTCGAGAGCGGTGGCCGGGCTGCGTTGATCGAGCTGGTACGTGGCGTGCGGATGGTACGGTAG